The sequence below is a genomic window from Candidatus Zixiibacteriota bacterium.
TACCAATGAAAATAGGTAGGGGCACGGCGAGCCTTGCCCTCACGTCCTCAAGAAAAGAAATGTATGTCAGCATAATATTTATCGTTATCTCCGCGTTCTGGCTCCTCTCAGAAATCATCCTGAGCAGGGTAAAACGCTCTGGAGCAAAAGATTCATCCAGACTGGATAAATCCTCTTTAAGGTTTTTGTGGATTGCCATCTTTCTCTCTGTTTTCTTGGGAGTTTTTCTTGGTGTAAAAGGGGTTGGTTTCATACGGGTCAGGCATCATCTCCTTTCAAGCTGCGGAATTTTCCTGATGCTGCTCGGACTTGTCATCAGGTGGACTGCTATTCTTACCCTCAGAAAATACTTTACAGTAGATGTGAGCATTTTAGAAGGCCACAAGATAGTTAAAAAGGGGATCTACAAATATATCCGTCACCCGTCTTATGCAGGCAGTCTGG
It includes:
- a CDS encoding isoprenylcysteine carboxylmethyltransferase family protein, with amino-acid sequence MYVSIIFIVISAFWLLSEIILSRVKRSGAKDSSRLDKSSLRFLWIAIFLSVFLGVFLGVKGVGFIRVRHHLLSSCGIFLMLLGLVIRWTAILTLRKYFTVDVSILEGHKIVKKGIYKYIRHPSYAGSLVSFLGLGLAFSNWLSSIGIVVPILTAFIYRMQVEEKALIQAFGEEYLDYSNTTKRLIPKIY